aaaatatttgtttttaacTATATAAATAGATACCTACCCATTATCGAACCGATGACCCTTTCCAATTCAACGTTAGTAAAATTTCCAAGTAGCCGTGCGGGGACATTATCTACGTCTATCTAATCAAGCAACCGAAATTTGACCGCTccaggaaaggaaaaaaaaaaaacataaattccaCGAACAACAAAAAAACGTACAAGAGTGGATTTTTTTCAAACCTTTTTTGTTTGAAACGTGCCCCgtcaactttcatgaaaaaagacatcgaaaaaataaaggaataaaaaatgataaattttactGAGAATTCGAACTTACCGAGCAAAGGGACGAGGTGGCGGTGGCGCAGGCGGTTGATGATGGTGAGCTCGGCCAAGAAGTCGTCCTTGCTCTTCAGCTCGTCCCTCGAGAACTTCTTCACCGCCACCTGCCGGTTCTCCGCCGCCAACACCCCCTTGTATACCACCCCGAACCCTCCCTGCCCGAGCTTGTTCCCCTCGTCGAAGTTCCCCGTTGCCATCTTCAGATCCTTGAACTTGAACTCCCTCGGCATCCCCGGCAAGCTCTTCAGCGTCCCTACTATGTTCGGGTCGCGCGCCGCTGCCCTCCGCCGCCACGCCCAGACGCCTAGGGCGGCCACCCCGGCCACCGCCAACGCCGCCGCCGGGATGCCAACGGCTAGCCCGATCACCAGCCCCGCCGGCGTGCCCTTCGGTAGCTCCTCCACCGTCATGTTCCAACCCAGCACGCagttgagctccacgttgtccCCGGTCGACGCGGCGAACCCGAAGTAGGAGTTCTGGTTCACCACCTTGCTCATGTCGAGGCTCGCCGTCATGATTGGGGACGCCGGCTTGGGCTTCGTCGGGGTGGGCTCGTCCTCGTCGATCATGTAGACCTCCAGGAGCTCCTGGCCGCCATCATATTCGATCCACACGTGGAAGAATACGGTGTGGTTCGGAGCGAGGTCGAAACCATGGTCCGCCAGCGGGACGGTCTGGTTGGACTCGACCGAGTTGATGTCGAGGCCGATGTGGTTCGCATCCGGGTCATAGTCCTGTTTGAAGGTGTCGAACTCGACGGCCAGGAGGTGGTTGCTGGCTTGGCCGTCGGTGGTGGCGTTGGTGAGCCCGAGGTAGCCTCCGAAGCTCCCCGCCGGGAGGTTCAGGTCCGGCGCGACGATGAAGGCCAGGCCCTCGCCGGGGGTACCGTTGTTGATCCGGAAGATGTTGATGACGAAGGAGGCGTTGAAGGAGGCGATCTTGGTGGGGGCTTCAGGGGGGCCGTCCCAGAGCTTGAAGCCCTGCTTGTAGAGGATCCTGCCGGATTTGTTCATGAAGTCGACGGTGCCACTGGAGGAGTCGGGGGTGAGCTGGAGGGCATCGTTGTAGATGAGGGCCGGAGATTTGACTTCCAAGGCGCCGTAGTCGGCGGAGGGATCGAAGGTGCTGAACTGGAAACCCAGCGCTTCGACGGGCTGAAACGGGGAGAtgagatggaggaggaggaggaggaggagagagaggaaggtggGGTTCACCGGGAGAGGGGCTAGAGCTCGGCCCATTTCATGGAAGCTTGAGGGGGTCTTGGTGGGGATTCGAGAAGAcgatgaaggaggaggaggaagaaaagaggagataAAGAACCTGCGGTGGCCTCGTTTTTGTTTTACTTCAAACACATCAcaccctccccctctctctatctctctcaatCGTTGCCTGAAACTTTCCAATACATTACTCGAGAAAAGTCTTTGCAGAGGGAGCCGAAAagtcttttttctctcttcgaCCATGGGGAGGGTTTAAGCTAGTCTcactctcccctctctcttttgtCAATTATGTTTGTGATTTAtcgctcttttcttttttttttttcttttgatttagaTTTGGGAGTTCTCTTCACTCGATCTAATTCTTGATgtgagagtttgaactctttCGATCTAATTCTAAATTTGAATACTATAATCTCCCAATCTAAATTTGAGAGTTCAAGAAATATGCTTTTGGGGATTTGATGCTTGTCTGCTCTGTTTGTACACAAGTTCATTGCTTTCGGTCTTAATGATGATTACAAGAGTTTTGGCATCTCATTGAATTACGAAGATTTGCTCATTCACATGTTAGATACATGTTTATTTAacttattatgattttttttttttttctgtatgaTGATGGTGTAGAGGAAGCCCAATATAGGCGCGCACCACCAATTGACAACgtcataattattgaaaaatgaattttcaacaTATGTTCATCATTGACAAAGATACATGATCCAGTAATCGATTACTAATATGTGGAACGAGTTTGCACTTAATTTTACAATTGCTCCATCCATCCTCCTTATGTTCTAgatttgactttgtttttcGGTATTCATGCTCTATTTTGATTTGCTTTGTCATGACAACTATGTACTTCCGCATCCTTTGagtaatgaatataattttctttcgacaagaaaaaaatggatttagGGTCTATTATCCCTATAATTGAATTCGACTTCACTAAATCAAATCGCATGCACAAATGCCCAAAATAATTTTAGTATAAAAGAAGCGTTCGAGAGACATATCTACCTTTTGCTGAATTTAATATTGGACAACTTAGCATTATTTACGCCCCATCCCTATGTTTGATCGCACCGTCAAGATGAACTAGATCAGGCGTGCCAAAATGAGCACGGGACGAGCTCCAGATGGAAATtaagaagggaaaaatgaaattaccaATGGACACTTTCGTTGTTTGTCTTCAGGGGAGATGGTCAAGCGCACATTGCGTCCCTCTTATCCTTGACTGGGAGGATAATTGTATTATGACTCGTGGAGTCATCTCGTCCACAAACCGTCCATGAATGGTCAAATTTCTATACGTTCTTAGCGCTGAGCTTTCCATTAATTCGAGGGTAAGACGCCTGTACTTTGTACTGCTTTTCCTGTAATCACATAATCTTGTGCGTAATCATCACAGATAGTCTACGGACGACATCTGGTTCAGCCGTATAAGTTTGAAGATGAACTTGGTCCTGCGCGATCCCGTGTTTCGCTTTGTATGAGCTCTTCTCATAACAAACTCCAGGATAAACCAGTAACTTCGGCTGTGGACGTTGTCTAGGTCAAGGGGCTTCACCGTCCACAGTTGACTGATTCCCCGGGCACGTGCATACTCCATATCGTCGGCTAGGTCCACCTCTTGTGGGGCCCAGCTAacataaatcaaaacaaaacaaaagagaaaaaggaagaaaagaacaaaaataaaaaattagtggcAGCTTCGTGCATGGCcaggggagagaggagaggtcGTCCCCGCCCGAGAGAGTCACACGAGAGCgtggagaagaagagaacaaaaagGGGCACAACTTTGTGGCTTTCATCCAAAGGCCAAACGTTAACGGAATTGGCTCAAATTAAAGTACGTTGTTCGTGAAATCGAGAGCTatgaattgattattttcattcgtTGAGAATCATGTTTGAATTCTCCGATTATGGTTAGGGTTTTTTAGTCTCATTTATATTTATCCATCTTTGTGGTGAGAAAATGAGCCTATAATACTTATGTGAAGTCTCTAGTATGTGactggaaaaaattattttatgtatcTATTAGTCTTAGTGATTAGTGGAAGTTTTTGAGTGGTCCCTGATTTTTTCCTATATTGGGTTTCCACATTTAAACCTAGATGATATTGTTGACTTTGTCTAGAAAATGAGCCTGAATCAATAAAAGAACTgctgacacaaaaaaaaaaagatcaatttttaattattatc
Above is a window of Eucalyptus grandis isolate ANBG69807.140 chromosome 9, ASM1654582v1, whole genome shotgun sequence DNA encoding:
- the LOC104420736 gene encoding probable L-type lectin-domain containing receptor kinase S.5, giving the protein MGRALAPLPVNPTFLSLLLLLLLHLISPFQPVEALGFQFSTFDPSADYGALEVKSPALIYNDALQLTPDSSSGTVDFMNKSGRILYKQGFKLWDGPPEAPTKIASFNASFVINIFRINNGTPGEGLAFIVAPDLNLPAGSFGGYLGLTNATTDGQASNHLLAVEFDTFKQDYDPDANHIGLDINSVESNQTVPLADHGFDLAPNHTVFFHVWIEYDGGQELLEVYMIDEDEPTPTKPKPASPIMTASLDMSKVVNQNSYFGFAASTGDNVELNCVLGWNMTVEELPKGTPAGLVIGLAVGIPAAALAVAGVAALGVWAWRRRAAARDPNIVGTLKSLPGMPREFKFKDLKMATGNFDEGNKLGQGGFGVVYKGVLAAENRQVAVKKFSRDELKSKDDFLAELTIINRLRHRHLVPLLGWCHQTGMLLLVYDYMPNGSLDGHIFCGPERQTLEWSHRYKIVAGVGCALHYLHEEFDQIVLHRDLKASNIMLDSNFNARLGDFGLARAIDDEKNSYAELEGVPGTIGYIAPECLHTGKATRESDIFGFGAVILEVVCGQHPWRRAGFDGFQFLADWVWSLHRDGRILEAVDGRLGGDYAVEEARRLLLLGLACSHPIAAERPKMPAIVQIRSGSMEVPRVPPFKPAFVWPSAGLLSEDGDTTDVTPMTSSSRFGSGWRSRDVSKESDAGYNDSSPV